One Caretta caretta isolate rCarCar2 chromosome 8, rCarCar1.hap1, whole genome shotgun sequence DNA window includes the following coding sequences:
- the DNTTIP2 gene encoding deoxynucleotidyltransferase terminal-interacting protein 2, which yields MVATRRAARRGLEAAAPAAAELASAEVSTPVSAKMSRRRTKGNSQPEIIHESQDEGLEDAETKSDLGDPSEAQTTKNRDKNVNSAKSCVEPQADGDEAESNYSAVSELETPLFIRITRRRQITIPYQPDSPAKNRPSKAALLSELSKSQDEDVSEAESCSSTVSGVCTTSATRTTRSRKCKAKLHPDPVSEAQAEEVSDAESWCSGLCVEPTVTTKRITRSMLMKAQAETIRQTEKKVSEVGLEDETLTEDRIKSQPVDISDCERITKSDPDTEQASSLSSNRYITQSNKQPSPCKTQCQTESANTNPSDDPKQVLIDSTPSSPKETGKRCTIESPKKETIKEIEIVDNSEEMLEKERDITGKESQLKSASLFLSDHESLDESFKSQRQTTPSKSKIIPEQQKADIGEATQRSFTHADELMVADKPTSTTSSPQKGIYLSPVGGDSDGDCKMSINVDNGESQAELVTKSSPHVTKRSCDKKESAVLLLSNDESDEKENSDVEEVSDVGENLYCKETRNQKSSLNKSLENDSSHGELFVIDTEPGLDGNKKYYLEQEDRRSDAESKDEDRRSDAESKGEDRRSDAESKGEESERDESSDLEDEEEFIDEDEHAYLLKKKKPNILHLSSSIDPGLNIKSLGGLYISFDAGKQKAGSSAIKQLKGEKKEELLQKSIITPDFEKKDCVPPFRESIHQIKKQRKAEREKTTGDGWFGMKAPEMTNELKNDLKALKMRASMDPKHFYKKNDRDGLPKYFQVGTVVDTPIDFYHARIPKKQRKRTIVEELLADSEFRRYNKRKYQEIMTEKAALATGKKNRKKKKFHK from the exons CTGGCATCTGCTGAAGTTAGTACTCCTGTTTCTGCAAAGATGTCCAGGAGAAGAACTAAAGGAAACTCTCAGCCAGAAATCATTCATGAATCTCAGGATGAGGGATTGGAAGATGCTGAAACAAAATCAGACCTGGGTGATCCCTCTGAGGCACAAACAACTAAGAATAGAGACAAAAATGTGAATTCAGCAAAATCATGTGTTGAGCCACAGGCTGATGGAGATGAAGCAGAATCAAATTACTCTGCCGTGTCCGAACTTGAGACACCTTTATTCATAAGGATAACAAGGAGAAGACAAATCACAATTCCTTATCAACCAGATTCACCAGCCAAAAATAGGCCTAGCAAGGCAGCTCTTCTAAGTGAATTAAGTAAATCTCAAGATGAAGATGTGTCTGAAGCTGAGTCATGTTCTTCAACTGTATCTGGCGTCTGTACAACTAGTGCTACAAGAACTACGAGAAGCAGGAAATGCAAAGCTAAACTCCACCCAGATCCAGTTTCTGAAGCCCAAGCTGAAGAGGTTTCTGATGCAGAGTCATGGTGCTCGGGTCTTTGTGTGGAGCCAACTGTAACTACCAAAAGAATAACTAGGAGTATGCTAATGAAAGCGCAAGCAGAAACCATTAGACAAACTGAGAAAAAAGTTAGTGAAGTTGGGCTGGAAGATGAGACGttaactgaggacagaattaaATCCCAACCAGTAGACATATCTGACTGTGAACGTATCACAAAATCTGATCCTGATACAGAGCAAGCTTCCTCTCTTTCATCTAATAGATACATCACTCAGAGTAATAAACAACCCAGCCCCTGCAAGACCCAATGCCAGACTGAATCTGCCAATACAAACCCAAGTGATGACCCAAAACAAGTTTTAATTGATTCAACACCCAGCAGTcctaaagaaacaggaaaaagatgtaccatagaatctcctaaaaaagaaacaataaaGGAGATTGAAATTGTAGATAACTCAGAGGAAATGttagaaaaggagagagacataACTGGAAAAGAATCACAGTTGAAAAGTGCTTCCCTTTTTCTATCTGACCATGAGAGCCTTGATGAGTCCTTTAAGTCCCAAAGGCAGACAACCCCAAGTAAAAGCAAAATAATTCCAGAACAGCAAAAAGCAGATATTGGGGAGGCTACACAGAGATCTTTCACCCATGCAGATGAATTAATGGTAGCAGACAAGCCAACTAGCACAACAAGCAGCCCACAAAAGGGCATATACCTATCACCAGTTGGTGGTGACAGTGATGGTGACTGCAAAATGTCTATCAATGTAGACAATGGTGAAAGTCAAGCAGAACTAGTTACTAAATCCTCCCCACATGTAACCAAAAGATCATGTGATAAAAAGGAATCTGCTGTGTTGCTCCTGAGCAATGATGAGAGTGATGAAAAGGAAAACAGTGATGTGGAAGAAGTGAGTGATGTAGGAGAAAATCTGTATTGTAAAGAGACCAGAAATCAGAAGTCATCCTTGAACAAATCTTTAGAAAATGACTCATCACATGGAGAACTGTTTGTAATTGACACAGAACCTGGTTTGGACGGCAACAAAAAGTATTACCTAGAACAGGAAGATAGAAGGAGCGATGCAGAAAGCAAGGATGAAGATAGAAGGAGCGATGCAGAAAGCAAGGGTGAAGATAGAAGGAGCGATGCAGAAAGCAAGGGTGAAGAAAGTGAAAGAGATGAGTCTTCAGATCTGGAAGATGAGGAGGAGTTCATAGATGAGGATGAACATGCATatttattgaaaaagaaaaagcctAATAT TTTACATCTATCAAGCAGCATAGATCCTGGTCTAAATATCAAGAGTCTTGGAGGCTTATATATTAGCTTTGATGCAGGAAAACAAAAAGCTGGCTCAAGTGCAATAAAACAATTAAAGGGTGAAAAGAAAGAAGAG CTCTTGCAGAAGAGTATAATAACtccagattttgaaaaaaaggacTGTGTTCCACCATTCAGGGAGTCAATCCATCAGATAAAGAAACAGCGCAAG GCAGAGCGAGAGAAAACAACAGGTGATGGCTGGTTTGGTATGAAAGCTCCAGAAATGACAAATGAATTGAAAAATGATCTAAAGGCTCTGAAGATGAGGGCTTCCATGGACCCCAAACATTTTTACAAGAAGAATGATAGAGATGGTCTGCCCAAATACTTTCAG GTTGGAACTGTGGTTGACACTCCAATAGACTTTTACCATGCTCGAATCCCCAAGAAACAAAGGAAGAGAACCATTGTTGAAGAGCTGCTTGCAGATTCTGAGTTTAGGAG atACAATAAAAGGAAGTACCAGGAGATCATGACTGAAAAGGCAGCTCTTGCAACAGGCAAGAAGAATCGGAAGAAGAAGAAATTTCACAAATAA